In Massilia forsythiae, one DNA window encodes the following:
- a CDS encoding sensor histidine kinase has product MYFTTDPTFKPGRSLPLYQTLLCVVCVLFLVLNGISLVRNLDELKTANTRQTQADRVSARLQYVNLLVIDAESGLRGYFLSGSDTYLGPLRTAARELPQEFGGLQKLLADDPAQSKNLAQLRALVTRRIDLMHEGIQVYRQGGLPDIVAIARAQEDKSRMDEIRMQVVIMTGEQNELLAARGAAVYEQYRRAVLVGVGINLAALAVLVLFYNLIRHGFRLRLRAEHALQRTNDGLEQLVAARTEQLSVLSRHLIRVAEDEKARLARELHDEMGANLTAIGMYLATVGEQLKPTHAEQAAMLGRARATLVDTIELKRRIIEDLRPSLLDNMGLAAAIQSYCDDFGRVTGIDCEALIDGDVDGAGSMQAIALFRITQESLNNIAKYAQARTVIVHLAREGEALALEVSDDGVGIPPDAMRRPKSHGLLGMRERALLLGGTLQVGRGVNGIGTSVHACVPMVASGTDAAVAGGEVLSAAPLVRAAAMPAQKQDGNAAAQAGAASLVEPGMELQLALGSGTAAH; this is encoded by the coding sequence ATGTACTTCACCACCGACCCCACGTTCAAGCCCGGGCGCAGTCTTCCGCTCTACCAGACCTTGCTGTGCGTCGTGTGCGTACTGTTCCTCGTATTGAACGGCATCAGCCTGGTGCGCAACCTCGACGAACTGAAGACTGCCAATACCCGGCAGACCCAGGCCGACCGCGTGTCGGCGCGCCTGCAGTATGTGAACCTGCTGGTGATCGATGCCGAAAGCGGCTTGCGCGGCTATTTCCTTTCCGGTTCCGATACCTACCTGGGGCCGCTGCGTACGGCCGCACGGGAATTGCCGCAGGAATTCGGGGGCTTGCAGAAATTGCTGGCCGACGACCCGGCGCAATCGAAAAACCTGGCGCAGCTGCGCGCGCTGGTCACGCGCCGCATCGACCTGATGCATGAAGGCATCCAGGTGTATCGCCAGGGCGGCTTGCCAGACATCGTGGCGATCGCGCGCGCCCAGGAAGACAAGAGCCGCATGGACGAGATCCGCATGCAGGTCGTCATCATGACGGGCGAGCAGAACGAGTTGCTGGCCGCGCGCGGGGCTGCCGTCTACGAACAGTACCGGCGCGCGGTGCTGGTGGGCGTCGGCATCAACCTCGCGGCGCTGGCCGTGCTGGTGCTGTTCTATAACCTGATCCGTCACGGTTTCCGCCTGCGCCTGCGCGCCGAACATGCGCTGCAGCGGACCAACGACGGGCTGGAGCAACTGGTGGCGGCGCGCACCGAACAACTGTCGGTATTGTCGCGCCACCTGATCCGCGTGGCGGAAGACGAAAAGGCGCGCCTGGCGCGCGAACTGCACGACGAGATGGGCGCCAACCTGACCGCCATCGGCATGTACCTGGCGACCGTCGGCGAGCAATTGAAACCGACCCATGCCGAGCAGGCCGCGATGCTGGGCCGCGCCCGCGCCACGCTGGTCGACACGATCGAGCTCAAGCGCCGCATCATCGAGGACTTGCGCCCGAGCCTGCTGGACAACATGGGCCTGGCGGCGGCCATCCAGAGCTATTGCGACGATTTCGGCCGCGTCACCGGCATCGATTGCGAAGCGCTGATCGATGGCGACGTCGATGGCGCCGGATCGATGCAGGCGATCGCGCTGTTCCGCATCACGCAGGAATCGCTCAACAATATCGCCAAGTATGCGCAGGCGCGCACCGTCATCGTGCACCTGGCGCGCGAGGGCGAAGCCTTGGCGCTGGAAGTCAGCGACGACGGGGTCGGCATTCCGCCGGATGCGATGCGGCGTCCCAAGTCGCATGGCCTGCTCGGCATGCGCGAACGTGCGTTGCTGCTGGGCGGCACCCTGCAGGTGGGGCGCGGCGTGAACGGCATCGGCACCAGCGTGCATGCCTGCGTGCCGATGGTGGCGTCCGGTACCGACGCCGCCGTCGCCGGAGGCGAGGTGCTTTCGGCGGCGCCGCTGGTACGGGCCGCGGCCATGCCGGCGCAGAAACAGGACGGCAATGCGGCGGCGCAGGCGGGCGCTGCATCGTTGGTGGAACCGGGAATGGAATTGCAATTGGCGCTCGGCTCGGG
- a CDS encoding integration host factor subunit alpha, producing the protein MRSAGAPSKTFELKVIKINNNDVDSAVFQEALAADLHRAMHVARVRQEAEKELPTLTKAELAELLFEQVGLNKREAKDMVETFFDEIRNALERGEAVKLSGFGNFQLRDKPQRPGRNPKTGEEIPITARRVVTFHASQKLKGMVEEASPSNAGASSLARAA; encoded by the coding sequence ATGCGGTCGGCCGGGGCCCCATCCAAAACGTTTGAGCTGAAGGTAATCAAAATTAACAACAACGACGTTGATTCCGCCGTATTCCAGGAGGCACTGGCCGCCGACCTGCATCGTGCGATGCATGTGGCCAGGGTACGGCAGGAAGCGGAAAAGGAATTGCCGACCCTGACCAAGGCCGAGCTGGCCGAACTGCTGTTCGAGCAGGTCGGCCTGAACAAGCGCGAAGCCAAGGACATGGTCGAGACGTTCTTCGACGAAATCCGCAATGCCCTGGAGCGCGGCGAAGCGGTCAAGCTGTCCGGCTTCGGCAACTTCCAGTTGCGCGACAAGCCGCAGCGCCCCGGCCGCAATCCCAAAACCGGGGAAGAAATTCCCATCACGGCGCGCCGCGTCGTGACCTTCCACGCCAGCCAGAAGCTCAAGGGCATGGTCGAGGAAGCCAGTCCCTCGAATGCGGGTGCTTCCTCGCTGGCGCGTGCAGCCTGA
- a CDS encoding response regulator, with the protein MIRVAICDDHQIVRAGFKQIFSSSGDFEVVAEGATGREALDIARREICDVLLLDIAMPDQSGIDILRTIRQGQPNLPVLILSGYPAQQYALNLFKMGANGYLNKECEADELKTAVRTVYQGRRYVSSQVGELLAQSFDRDPNTALHTELSDREFQVFLRLAKGATVSDIGNALSLSIKTVSTYRTRIMEKMGLQSNSDLTYYAMKNNLLD; encoded by the coding sequence ATGATACGCGTTGCCATTTGTGACGATCACCAGATAGTTCGAGCAGGTTTCAAACAGATTTTTTCGTCGTCGGGCGATTTCGAAGTCGTCGCCGAAGGCGCAACCGGGCGTGAGGCCCTCGACATCGCACGCCGCGAAATCTGCGATGTCCTGTTGCTGGACATCGCCATGCCGGACCAGAGTGGCATCGACATCCTGCGCACCATCCGCCAGGGCCAGCCCAACCTGCCGGTATTGATCCTGTCCGGCTATCCGGCGCAGCAATATGCGCTGAACCTGTTCAAGATGGGCGCCAACGGCTACCTCAACAAGGAGTGCGAGGCCGACGAACTCAAGACCGCCGTGCGCACCGTCTACCAGGGCCGCCGCTACGTCAGCTCCCAGGTCGGCGAATTGCTGGCACAGAGTTTCGACCGCGATCCCAACACGGCCCTGCACACCGAGCTGTCGGACCGCGAATTCCAGGTGTTCCTGCGCCTGGCCAAGGGCGCGACCGTGTCGGATATCGGCAATGCGCTGTCGCTGTCGATCAAGACCGTGTCGACCTACCGTACCCGCATCATGGAAAAGATGGGCTTGCAGTCGAACAGCGACCTGACCTACTACGCCATGAAGAACAACCTGCTCGACTGA
- a CDS encoding MerR family transcriptional regulator, with product MNDRPNKMEPTVLPPIPAKRYFTIGEVSELCGVKPHVLRYWEQEFTQLKPVKRRGNRRYYQHHEVLLIRRIRELLYEQGFTISGARNRLDGRNGQVEDIDTAPEVAALPAFEPEQLRQELRAILHLLRGGAPAA from the coding sequence ATGAATGACCGACCGAACAAGATGGAACCGACCGTGTTGCCGCCGATCCCGGCCAAGCGCTATTTCACGATCGGCGAAGTCAGCGAATTGTGCGGGGTCAAACCGCATGTCCTGCGTTACTGGGAGCAGGAATTTACTCAACTAAAGCCTGTCAAACGTCGCGGAAACCGTCGTTATTACCAGCACCACGAAGTGCTGTTGATCCGGCGTATCCGCGAGCTGTTGTACGAGCAGGGCTTCACCATCAGCGGCGCCCGCAACCGCCTGGATGGACGCAACGGCCAGGTCGAAGACATCGACACCGCGCCCGAGGTCGCCGCGCTGCCGGCGTTCGAACCCGAGCAGCTGCGCCAGGAATTGCGCGCCATCCTGCACCTGTTGCGTGGCGGTGCGCCGGCTGCCTGA